The Sulfitobacter sp. SK011 genome contains the following window.
ACCCTGCCCCGGCTCAGGTCTTTTTCTTGCGCTTTGAGAACTCAGTCTCGCCGCCTTTTGCCAATATCTTGGCCTGTGCGATCCAACCGTCCCGCTCAATCCGGCCTTTGAAACGCAAACGGGCATCGACCCATTCGATTTCCTTTTTGCGCCATCCCGCAACCTGATCGTAATGGTAAACGCCCAATTCGTTCAGGGTGCCTTCCAGTTTTGGCCCAACACCGCTGATCAGCTTGAGATCATCCGCGCCGCCTGCGCGGGCTTTGCTCAGCATTTCTGGCTTGCCATCCGCCGCAACGGGCTTGCGCGCAGGCTTGGCCGCTGCTTTTGGTTTTGCTGCTGCCTTGGCGGGGGCGGCTGCCGCCTTCTTGGATGCAGTTTTTGCAGCCGCTGGCGCAGCTTCTGCTTTCTTGGCGGTTGCTTTCTTGGCGGCAGGTTTCTTGGCTGCCGGTGCTGCCACTGGTTCGGAACTGGTTGTTGCCGACCCTGCCGATTTGGCCGCAGTCTTTTTCGCTGTGGTCTTTTCGGCCGGAGCCTTCTTCTTTGCAGCGGGTTTTTTCGCCGCCGTTTTGTTGTCCGGTTCCTTCGCGACAGGATCGCTCATCAAGCCCGACGCCGTGGTGTTTTGGTCCGCGTTGGCGGCGGTTGATGCCTTGGCCGCAGCAGGTGCCGCAGCGCCCGCAGTTGTCGCTGTTGACGCAACCGCAGCGGACTGGCTTGCCGGGCGGCTTTGCGAGGCTGAACTGCTGGATGCAGATGGCGCTGTTTCAATCCCTGCGCACAGGAAATTCTGCAAAAGCCATCCTGCGATCACCGCAACGATGATCCCGGCAAAGACGGATGACACGAAGCCCCAACCGCCGATCCCCCACAAAATAAGCGCCAAAAGCAATCCAATGCCGCCGCCCATATACCAGCATCGCTTTGTGCAGGCCTCTTTTTCGGATGTGTTACTCATGTTTGTCCCTCTCCCCGCTTCTGCGGAAAATGCGGCTTATTTATAGATGCCGTCTTTCTTTGCGCGTTTCGAAAATTCGGTTTCTTCACCTGAGGCCAGACTGCTGGCCTGATCGACCCAATTGTCCCGGCTCACGCGGCCTTTGAACCCTTCGAGGTTTTGATCCACCCATGCGACTTCGTCTGCGCCCCATTTGGCGATCTGATCGTAGTGGTAAAACCCCATTGTGTTGAGCAAGGTCTCAAGCTTTGGGCCAACCCCTCTGATCAGTTTGAGGTCATCCGCACCTGCTTTTCGCGGGGCCTTCATCGTGCGTGGCTTTTTGCCCGGTGTGTCATATTCTTGTACAGCTGTGTCTGCTTTTGCAGGTTTCGGGTCAGATTTTGATGGTGGCTTGGCCTTGGATTGATTCTTGGCCTGTTGCACCGTCACCCCCGTCGCATCCGCAGGCTGTCCCTTGCTCGGAACGGGCCCTTTGGTGGCTGGCTTGGCTTTCGGTTTCTTTGCCGAATTGGCCGGCTTGCCCTGCCATGGGGCCAGCAGCGGCACTTCGGTGCCATCAATGCGCTTGACCGTGTCACCAATATCCACCGCCAATTGCACGCTGGCATTATACTGCGTTTTACCGCTGTCATGGTCTTTCAGGCTGGTCAGACCGCTGAGCGGCTCTGCGGCGTAGCGGCCATTTTGCGGCCCCGGTGTCGGCACCCGGCCCGCAGCCAGTTCATCCAGAATCTCATTCAGACGCGCGCTGGTCAGATCCTCATAGTAATCCTTGCCGATCTGGGCCATCGGCGCGTTCGAGCAGGAGCCGAGGCATTCGACCTCTTCCCAGCTGAATTTACCATCACTGCTCAACTCATGTGCATGCTGGGCGATGCGCTCTTTGCAAACGGCCACCAGATCTTCGGCCCCGCAGATCATGCAGGAGGTGGTGCCACACACCTGAATATGTGCCACAGAACCAACCGGTTGCAACTGGAACATGAAGTAGAATGTCGCAACCTCGAGACCTCGAATATAGGCAAGGCC
Protein-coding sequences here:
- a CDS encoding NADH-quinone oxidoreductase subunit E is translated as MLRRLHPDQPASFAFTPANQAWAEAQITKYPEGRQASAIIPLLWRAQEQEGWLSRPAIEHVSEMLGLAYIRGLEVATFYFMFQLQPVGSVAHIQVCGTTSCMICGAEDLVAVCKERIAQHAHELSSDGKFSWEEVECLGSCSNAPMAQIGKDYYEDLTSARLNEILDELAAGRVPTPGPQNGRYAAEPLSGLTSLKDHDSGKTQYNASVQLAVDIGDTVKRIDGTEVPLLAPWQGKPANSAKKPKAKPATKGPVPSKGQPADATGVTVQQAKNQSKAKPPSKSDPKPAKADTAVQEYDTPGKKPRTMKAPRKAGADDLKLIRGVGPKLETLLNTMGFYHYDQIAKWGADEVAWVDQNLEGFKGRVSRDNWVDQASSLASGEETEFSKRAKKDGIYK